The Pararhizobium sp. IMCC21322 sequence CGCCGGATCGCTTCATGCATCGCCCCTATGATGAAAAGCTGGCCATGATCAAGGAGCTGCAAAGCCCCATCACAATGGAAATGGTGATGCAAGAGATCAACCGTTATGCATCCTCCGAATTCCGCTATTCCGATAAATCAGATGAAGCAGCTACCGAGAAGATTTTGCGTGATCAGCGGGTGCGTGAACGAGCTCAGCGCGAAATGGAGCAATTGAAGCGGGACGGCCAATGGAGCGCCTGATTGCCAGCAAGATGATTTATGGCGGGCTGATGGAAGTCTCCCAGCCTCATCTTGTGAAGAATTACAACACCGCGCTGACCCAGTTTGGCTTCAAGCCGGTCGCGCCGGACACCTTCTCCATCGATGCTATGGGTTTTTCACCGCAGGTCGCGGACATTCTGGGCGACCAGCATTATCTCAATCCGCATCAGGTCAATCCGCGTTTTATCATACTGTCCCCCAAGCAGCATGATTTGCCCTATACGCAGGTTTCCTTCTCCTCAACGCCGGAGTTCATGCGGTCATTTTTCCAGACCAACCGTGTTGCGCTTGATATTCTGACGTTGAAGGATGTGGTGTTCGGAGAAATCGAGGACGATACTTATACGGTCACGACCATCGATGATCTGCTGTCTATACGTCATGTTGTGTTTGATCTGAACAGTGCCAATGGCGTGTTGGAAGCGGCCAACAGGCTGGAAGGCCTGATTGCAAGGTTTGAGCGGGAAACCACGTCCTGGAATAATGAAAAGCTGATGGACCAGATCATCGATCTGGCCGCGCTGACAGGTGATATTCGCAAGAACGATCCGGTGCCGCGCAATGTGCGCTTTACCAAAAATGCCTTTTGGGCAGACCACTTTGGCGGTGTCTACATTCTGCGCGACGAGGATGGCCACATGGTTCTGGGCGAACCTGAAGAGCCACCGTTCCCCAGCAAAAAGCGGGCTGTAAATTGGTATCTGTCTCTGGCGGACCCCAAGACACTCCACGCCTATCTGACAGCGACAGACCGTTTGGAACCTTTGAACCCGGACTGGCTGCTGGACTCAGGCGTATTGGAAAGCCGCATTGACCAGCATATGAGAGCTGTGATGGCTCTGTCCGGCAATGGTGCGGATTTGGGCAAGCTGACCCCTGCCAATGTGCGAAAATGGGTGCATGCTCATGCAACCGACATGGCGAATGACCGGGTTTTGTCCTTCCTCAATCGCACCAAAAAAGCGCTCTTGGCGAAAGAGAGTGTCGATCTGTACAAGGTTGCGCCCGATCTGCGCTTCCTGCTGCAACGGGCCAACCCGGATCATGAAGATGCCGGGTTGATCAATCGTCTTATCGCAGAATTTATCCCGTTTGATTTTGTGCTGCGCTTCATGGTCAACAAGGAAGCGTTTTATCGCGATTATGAAACCTATCCGGAAAATCTGCGTGACTACGTCGTGGCGCTGATCGAGAGCACCTATTTCCGCGACAAGGAAGTGCATTGGCAGAGATTGTTTGGTGTTTGAAGCTCTTCAACCCGTTGCGTGATCAAGCCCCGACCTCAATCGTAGTGGCTGCCATCCTTTTGCTTGAACACCCACTTGCCCGCTTCCAAGACGGCCTGCAGATCATCTTCAGGATAGGACCCTTCGTCTCCCGGTGTCCGGTCGCCAATTTCCAGATAGCGCACAATTGTCTTCGTTCTGTTGATCAAATGATGTGCCGTGCCGCCGGCTGGAAAACCTGCGCACATGCCGGGCTGCAAAAGCTGTTCGCCATCTTCCATGCGCAGTGTCGGCGTGCCTTCGAGGATATAGATCATCTCATCCTGACGCGAATGGCGGTGCAGCAATGCGGATTGCGCACCGGGTGATAATTCAGTCAGATTTACGCCAAAATTCTGTAAACCAAAAAAGTCTCCCAATTGCCGTTTGAGGCGTCCAGCCACACGCGCACCAAATGGGTTGGGATAGACCGACGGTTTCGACCGAACGGCCACATCCTGTGCCGCAATCGCTGGTTTTGTATCTGGCTGTTTCATGATTATTGTCCCTTGGTTGAAAATGTGCCGTGGATCGGTATTCTCGAAACACGCTGTCTGCCGCTGGTTACCCGGACGATTGCCGGAATAGGCTGATTACACTGTGAAATCAGGCGCGCCTGCGTTGCAGCAAGTGCGTGTCGGGTCCGGTTGCTTACAGATCGTTTTCATCGACGATGGCTCTGAGTTTTTCATACATGTGATGGGCATTCAAAAACAAACTCCCGGGAATTTGACAGAAACTGACGCAATACAAAACCGATTTCGCACGCTTGAATCAGTCATTTTGCGCCTTCCAAGATCAAAAATACTGATAAATCATCTTTCATCATCGACCGTGTCAGAGAACGTGCGGTTATAATTAATCGTATTCGCTGTATCTGCACCGCAAGCAATGGTGTGGCTGCTGATTGGCTTTTCTTGTGTATCTCTGGCAAAAATCCTATGTCATCAACCACACACATATGTGCGGAACGTATAAAGAAGCCGCACCTGGCTTTGCCATTGATCGAAAAAGGAAGACAGACCGATGCTGGACCCATTGATTGAAGGGTTTAAGGGCTTGATCGCCAGTCTTGTGGCATTGGCCAAAGGCTTGTGGCTGGCATTTTTGTGGCCGTTTCGTTCGGCCCATCAATTTGTCATGCGGCGCAGGCTTTGGATCCGCATTGCATTGGGTCTGCTTGTGTTCCCCATCCTCATTGGTTACGCGCTTCTTATCTGGAATGCCGCCTGGATCAGGGGCTATGACATAACCTATCCCGACAATTTCAAAACCTCCACGGACTCAGTTCCCGCCGGGGATACGGTGACAGTGGAAGGCGCAGCCGACACAACATTGACCTGTGGCCGCTCCTATACGCTCGACGCGGTCAGCTATCTGAT is a genomic window containing:
- a CDS encoding DUF6638 family protein, whose amino-acid sequence is MERLIASKMIYGGLMEVSQPHLVKNYNTALTQFGFKPVAPDTFSIDAMGFSPQVADILGDQHYLNPHQVNPRFIILSPKQHDLPYTQVSFSSTPEFMRSFFQTNRVALDILTLKDVVFGEIEDDTYTVTTIDDLLSIRHVVFDLNSANGVLEAANRLEGLIARFERETTSWNNEKLMDQIIDLAALTGDIRKNDPVPRNVRFTKNAFWADHFGGVYILRDEDGHMVLGEPEEPPFPSKKRAVNWYLSLADPKTLHAYLTATDRLEPLNPDWLLDSGVLESRIDQHMRAVMALSGNGADLGKLTPANVRKWVHAHATDMANDRVLSFLNRTKKALLAKESVDLYKVAPDLRFLLQRANPDHEDAGLINRLIAEFIPFDFVLRFMVNKEAFYRDYETYPENLRDYVVALIESTYFRDKEVHWQRLFGV
- a CDS encoding cupin domain-containing protein produces the protein MKQPDTKPAIAAQDVAVRSKPSVYPNPFGARVAGRLKRQLGDFFGLQNFGVNLTELSPGAQSALLHRHSRQDEMIYILEGTPTLRMEDGEQLLQPGMCAGFPAGGTAHHLINRTKTIVRYLEIGDRTPGDEGSYPEDDLQAVLEAGKWVFKQKDGSHYD